TTGCTGGTAGCCGGGCCGGCCGAGGTCCTGCACGGTGGTGAGCAGGCCGGGGTGCAAAATGCTAAGGCTCATGCTGCTGGGTGCTGGCGTACTCCGCCGCGCTGATGGACACGAAGCGCAAGGTTTGGCCCGCGTGCAGCAGGCTGGGGGCGGCCCGCGCGGCATCGAACAGCCGCAGCGGCGTGCGGCCGATGAGCTGCCAGCCGCCGGGCGTGGGCAGCGAGTAAATGCCGGTTTGGGGCCCCGCGATGCCCACCGTACCGGCCGGCACCCGCGGGCGCGGCTGGGCCAGCCGGGGCGTGGCCAAGGTCGCGTCGAGCCCGCCCAAATACGGGAAGCCCGGCGCGAAGCCAATCAGGTGCACGAGGTATTCAGGGGCCGCGTGCCGGCCAATTACTTCGGCCGCGGAAAGGCCAGCATGGCGGGCCACGAACGCCAAATCGGGCCCAAACTCCCCGCCGTAGCAAACCGGAATTTCTACTAAATCGGCGGCCGCCGCGGCCGCTGGGGGCCCCACAGCGGCCAGCATTTCGCGCAGCGTTTCCGCTACCTGCTCGTAGGGTTGGTGCCGGCCGCCGTCGCTCACCAGCCACGGGTCGTAGTACACGGTGAGGGTGGTGAAGGCGGGCACGCACTCGCGCAGCCCCGCGAAGGGGTGCTGCGTCAAGTACGAGTTAAAGGATTGAATAGCCGCGTGCGTAGCCGGGCTAATGGCGTCGCCAAACTGCACCACCACGGCCGCATCGCCCAGCGGATACAGCTGCGCGGGGCCCCCGGGCGGCGCAGAAACAGCAGTGGGTTGCGGGTACGGCACGGGGCGGGTTCTAGTGGCTGCAAAGATGGGGTGGCGTGGCCGCTGCGCGTCCGCGGCGTTCGCTTCGTCCTGCCGATAACCG
This genomic stretch from Hymenobacter sp. PAMC 26628 harbors:
- the pxpB gene encoding 5-oxoprolinase subunit PxpB encodes the protein MTNRWSLTGRRALVTGGSKGIGWAVADELLALGADVLVARNADEVAAAVAAWTAQGPPAAGVAADVSTEAGHAAIFAEVQARGPGLDLLINNVGTNIRKAFNAYSPAEYQRLFSINLFSIMEMRRAAYPLLKASAHASIVNVGSVAGRFDVGTEAPYSLTKAAEEQLGRNLAVEWAPDGIRVNTMAPWFVRTPLTEPLMAQPDFQQKIAARPPPRPRRRARRNCRRGGLPLPAGRFVHHRPVPARRRRHERQRPVVQALRVRAVERPPNGYRQDEANAADAQRPRHPIFAATRTRPVPYPQPTAVSAPPGGPAQLYPLGDAAVVVQFGDAISPATHAAIQSFNSYLTQHPFAGLRECVPAFTTLTVYYDPWLVSDGGRHQPYEQVAETLREMLAAVGPPAAAAAADLVEIPVCYGGEFGPDLAFVARHAGLSAAEVIGRHAAPEYLVHLIGFAPGFPYLGGLDATLATPRLAQPRPRVPAGTVGIAGPQTGIYSLPTPGGWQLIGRTPLRLFDAARAAPSLLHAGQTLRFVSISAAEYASTQQHEP